In Nostoc sp. GT001, a genomic segment contains:
- a CDS encoding restriction endonuclease subunit R, which yields MVQFIQAQNIGLAYLEERFSLKVAEDEAFFTEWFENLPEITDLEKQDLDKVKLHFLRLVKRPPLSEETVKLVVLSPLLNLAGFYDEPFYMRGEESIEISAEDEGEIIRGRIDVLVIQEQFWLLIIESKRASFSILEAIPQALVYMLANASQDKPTFGLVTNGSHFIFIKLTKQNIPKYALSDEFSLLRRKNELYQVLSVLKNLSQSLS from the coding sequence ATGGTTCAATTTATCCAAGCACAAAATATCGGGCTTGCCTATTTGGAAGAAAGATTTAGCCTAAAAGTAGCCGAAGATGAGGCATTCTTCACAGAATGGTTTGAAAATTTACCGGAAATTACAGATTTAGAAAAGCAAGATTTAGACAAAGTAAAACTTCATTTTCTCCGTTTAGTCAAGCGTCCTCCTTTGTCAGAAGAAACGGTGAAATTAGTAGTTTTATCTCCTTTACTCAATTTAGCTGGATTTTATGATGAGCCTTTTTATATGAGAGGCGAGGAATCAATAGAAATTTCTGCGGAAGATGAAGGAGAAATCATTAGAGGTAGAATTGATGTTTTAGTTATTCAAGAACAATTCTGGTTGTTAATAATTGAATCTAAAAGGGCTAGTTTTTCTATTTTAGAAGCTATACCTCAAGCACTTGTTTATATGCTGGCTAATGCTAGTCAAGACAAACCTACTTTTGGATTAGTAACAAATGGTAGTCATTTCATTTTTATAAAACTGACTAAACAAAATATACCAAAGTATGCATTGTCTGATGAATTTAGTCTGTTGAGGAGAAAAAATGAACTGTATCAAGTTCTAAGCGTATTAAAAAATTTGAGTCAAAGTTTGAGTTAA
- a CDS encoding restriction endonuclease subunit R, with translation MIQVIQAQNVTFAYLKKKFALYKSEDEQFFTEWFDYIPEVSELEKQYLDRVKNNYLNVLENAPLLEEAVKLVVLSPLLDLAGFYRPPFYIATEESVEISEDFIIDDEVTTEDTKEIIKGKINVLVLQDQLWLLIIESKRSSFSLAKAIPQALTYMLANPQPDHPTYSLVMNGEDFQFIKLIKQNKPIYALSDIFTLYRRENELYKVLNILKKIGQLLS, from the coding sequence ATGATTCAAGTCATCCAAGCCCAAAATGTTACCTTTGCCTATTTAAAGAAAAAATTTGCTCTCTATAAATCTGAAGATGAGCAATTTTTTACAGAGTGGTTTGACTATATCCCTGAAGTTTCCGAATTAGAAAAGCAATATTTAGACAGAGTTAAAAATAACTATCTTAACGTCCTTGAAAATGCTCCTCTTTTAGAAGAAGCAGTAAAATTGGTAGTATTATCTCCGTTGTTAGATTTAGCTGGTTTTTATCGTCCTCCTTTTTATATTGCTACAGAAGAAAGTGTAGAAATTAGTGAAGATTTTATCATTGATGATGAAGTAACTACCGAAGATACTAAAGAAATTATTAAAGGTAAAATTAATGTCTTAGTTCTCCAAGATCAGCTATGGTTATTGATAATTGAATCTAAAAGGTCTAGTTTTTCCTTGGCAAAGGCGATTCCTCAAGCACTAACTTATATGTTGGCAAATCCTCAGCCTGATCATCCTACATATTCCTTAGTAATGAATGGAGAAGATTTTCAATTTATCAAGTTGATAAAACAAAATAAACCAATATATGCTTTATCTGATATATTTACTTTATATAGACGCGAAAATGAATTATATAAAGTTTTGAATATATTAAAAAAGATAGGTCAACTTTTAAGTTAA